One Agelaius phoeniceus isolate bAgePho1 chromosome 7, bAgePho1.hap1, whole genome shotgun sequence DNA segment encodes these proteins:
- the LOC143694547 gene encoding olfactory receptor 14A16-like: MSNSSSIRHFLLLALADTRQLQLLHFCLLLGISLAALLGNGLIISAVACGHHLHTPMFFFLLNLALADLGSISTTVPKAMHNSLWDTSIISYSGCAAQLFFFMFFLGAEYFLLTVMCYDRYVSICKPLHYGTLLDSRACAHMAAAAWASAFLYALLHTANTFSLPLCHGNALGQFFCEIPQILRLSCSKSYLRELGLLAVSGCLVFGCFVFIVFSYVQIFWAVLRIPSEQGRHKAFSTCLPHLAVVSLFISTGTISHLKPFSISSPFLDLALSVLYSMVPPTLNPLIYSLRNQELKAAVRRLMTGCFQKH, translated from the coding sequence atgtccaacagcagctccatcaggcacttcctcctgctggcattggcagacacgcggcagctgcagctcctgcacttctgcctcttgctgggcatctccctggctgccctcctgggcaatggcctcatcatcagcgccgtagcctgcggccaccacctgcacacgcccatgttcttcttcctgctcaacctggccctcgctgacctgggctccatctccaccactgtccccaaagccatgcacaattccctctgggacaccagcatcATCTCCTActcaggatgtgctgcacagctctttttctttatgtttttccTTGGAGCAGAATATTtcctcctgaccgtgatgtgctacgaccgctacgtgtccatctgcaaacccctgcactacgggaccctcctggacagcagagcttgtgcccacatggcagcagctgcctgggccagtgcctttctctatgctctgctgcacacagccaatacattttccctgcccctgtgccatggcaatgccctgggccagttcttctgtgaaatcccacaaatcctcaggctctcctgctccaaatcctatctcagggaacttgggcttcttgctgttagtgGCTGTTTGgtatttggctgttttgtgttcattgttttctcctatgtgcagatcttctgggctgtgctgaggatcccctctgagcagggacggcacaaagccttttccacctgcctccctcacctggctgtggtctccctgttcaTCAGCACAGGCACAATTTCTCACCTGAAgcccttctccatctcctccccattCCTGGATCTGGCCCTTTCAGTTCTGTACTCGATGGTGCCTCCAActctgaaccccctcatctacagcctgaggaaccaggagctcaaggctgcagtgcggagactgatgactggatgctttcagaaacattaa